From Erwinia sp. HDF1-3R, one genomic window encodes:
- a CDS encoding ABC transporter ATP-binding protein: MDGLTISGFHAGYPKRRVISNLNVPCLPRGKITVLLGPNGCGKSTLLRSLAGLNRAQGELWVNGCELMSLPFARRAERVVYLPQSLPAGVHLHVLESIIVAQRASGGRSSADSEAEVMALLDQLGIAHLALCYLDQLSGGQKQLVGLAQSLIRRPELLLLDEPLSALDLNYQFHVMDLVRRETRRRNIITVVVVHDINIALRHGEHVLMLKNGELIADGTPEEVITPASLASVYGVRGRIERCSQGTPQVLIDGLVTAPVF; the protein is encoded by the coding sequence ATGGACGGTTTAACGATCAGCGGTTTTCATGCCGGTTATCCGAAGCGCAGGGTCATCAGTAATCTGAATGTTCCCTGTTTACCACGTGGCAAGATCACCGTGCTGCTGGGGCCAAACGGCTGCGGTAAATCTACGCTGTTGCGGTCCCTGGCAGGTCTAAACCGCGCGCAGGGCGAACTGTGGGTCAATGGCTGTGAGCTGATGTCGCTGCCCTTCGCCCGTCGCGCGGAGCGCGTGGTTTATCTGCCACAGTCGCTGCCCGCAGGCGTTCATCTGCACGTGCTGGAATCGATTATTGTTGCGCAGCGCGCATCCGGTGGCCGCAGCAGCGCCGACAGCGAGGCGGAAGTGATGGCCCTGCTGGATCAGCTGGGTATTGCCCATCTGGCCTTATGCTATCTGGACCAGCTCTCTGGCGGTCAAAAACAGCTGGTAGGTCTGGCTCAGTCGCTTATCCGTCGGCCAGAACTTCTGCTGCTTGATGAACCGCTGAGCGCGCTGGATTTGAACTATCAGTTTCACGTGATGGATCTCGTTCGGCGTGAAACCCGCAGGCGAAATATCATTACCGTGGTCGTGGTACACGATATCAATATTGCGCTGCGTCACGGCGAACACGTACTGATGCTGAAAAACGGCGAGCTGATCGCTGACGGTACGCCGGAAGAGGTTATCACTCCGGCGAGCCTGGCAAGCGTCTACGGCGTAAGAGGACGCATTGAGCGCTGTTCTCAGGGTACGCCACAGGTGCTGATTGATGGTCTGGTCACCGCGCCGGTATTCTGA
- a CDS encoding iron ABC transporter permease yields the protein MSVTHDSMQYVEKQPKESVMGRYHQLLRYRLLLMAVLVLAILASLMLDFTLGPSGLSLHDLWRTLLSPESVDAGTRVIVWDIRLPYALMAVVVGLSLGLAGAEMQTILNNPLASPFTLGVSSAAAFGAALAIVLGIGIPGIPDQWFISGNAFIFALIAALMLDGVTRWTQVATSGVVLFGIALVFTFNALVSMMQFIASEDTLQGLVFWTMGSLARASWQKLGVLTLAFAILVPFSMMSSWKLTALRLGEDRAVSFGIDVRRLRLGTLLRISILSALAVAFVGPIGFIGLVAPHIARMIFGEDHRYYLPASALTGALVLSMASVVSKNLIPGVIIPVGIVTSLVGVPFFLSIILRHRGTV from the coding sequence ATGAGTGTGACCCACGACTCCATGCAGTACGTCGAAAAACAGCCTAAAGAGAGCGTAATGGGACGTTACCATCAGCTGCTTCGCTATCGCCTGCTGCTGATGGCCGTGCTGGTACTGGCTATTCTCGCTTCGCTTATGCTGGATTTTACGTTGGGTCCGTCCGGGCTTTCCCTGCATGATCTCTGGCGGACGCTGCTGTCACCGGAGAGTGTTGATGCCGGAACGCGCGTTATAGTCTGGGACATTCGCCTGCCCTATGCGCTGATGGCAGTGGTGGTAGGACTCTCGCTCGGCCTGGCAGGGGCAGAGATGCAAACCATTCTGAATAATCCGCTGGCCAGTCCGTTCACCCTTGGGGTGTCGTCTGCCGCTGCCTTTGGTGCCGCGCTGGCTATCGTACTGGGTATCGGCATTCCCGGCATTCCTGACCAGTGGTTTATTTCGGGCAATGCCTTCATCTTTGCGCTGATCGCCGCGCTGATGCTGGATGGCGTGACCCGCTGGACTCAGGTTGCCACCTCCGGCGTGGTGCTGTTTGGCATCGCGCTGGTGTTTACGTTTAATGCGCTGGTCTCCATGATGCAGTTTATCGCCAGCGAAGACACGCTACAGGGGCTGGTTTTCTGGACCATGGGCAGCCTGGCGCGTGCCTCCTGGCAAAAGCTGGGCGTGCTGACGCTGGCCTTTGCGATACTGGTTCCGTTCTCGATGATGAGTTCATGGAAGCTGACGGCGCTTCGCCTGGGCGAAGACCGCGCGGTGAGTTTTGGCATTGACGTGCGGCGTCTGCGGCTGGGGACGCTGCTGCGCATCAGTATTCTCTCTGCGCTGGCGGTCGCCTTTGTGGGGCCGATTGGTTTTATTGGCCTGGTGGCACCGCATATCGCACGTATGATCTTTGGTGAAGACCATCGCTATTATCTGCCTGCGAGTGCGCTGACTGGCGCGCTGGTGCTGTCCATGGCGTCGGTCGTGTCGAAAAATCTGATCCCCGGAGTGATTATTCCGGTCGGGATCGTCACTTCACTGGTCGGTGTGCCTTTCTTCCTGAGTATTATTCTGCGCCATCGGGGGACGGTCTGA
- a CDS encoding amino acid permease, producing MVKDKKTTEQPALRRELKARHLTMIAIGGSIGTGLFVASGATISQAGPGGALLSYVLIGLMVYFLMTSLGELAAFMPVTGSFATYGANYVEEGFGFALGWNYWYNWAVTIAVDLVASQLVMTWWFPDTPGWIWSALFMGVIFLLNYISVKGFGEAEYWFSLIKVVTVIIFIAVGVLMIAGILRGGENAGWHNWQIGDAPFSGGFSAMIGVAMIVGFSFQGTELIGIAAGESEDPAKNIPRAVRQVFWRILLFYVLAILVISLLIPYTDPRLLRNDVKDISVSPFTLVFEHAGLLSAAAVMNAVILTAVLSAGNSGMYASTRMLFTLAREGKAPRIFGKLSKGGVPRNALYATTVVAGLCFLSSMFGNQTVYLWLLNTSGMTGFIAWLGIAISHYRFRRGYIAQGHSIAELPYRSGLFPLGPIFAFILCLTITLGQNYQAFLQDRIDWYSVAATYIGLPLFLIIWLGYRLTKKTRFVKYSEMVFPSSNR from the coding sequence ATGGTTAAGGACAAAAAAACAACAGAACAGCCTGCGCTAAGGCGTGAGTTAAAGGCGCGTCATCTGACGATGATCGCCATTGGGGGTTCAATTGGTACCGGCTTGTTTGTTGCCTCGGGTGCGACCATTTCCCAGGCGGGCCCGGGCGGGGCGCTGCTCTCCTATGTGCTGATCGGCCTGATGGTCTATTTCCTGATGACCAGCCTGGGGGAGCTTGCTGCCTTTATGCCGGTCACCGGCTCGTTTGCCACCTATGGCGCGAACTACGTTGAGGAAGGCTTTGGCTTCGCACTGGGCTGGAACTACTGGTACAACTGGGCTGTGACCATCGCTGTTGATCTGGTGGCATCCCAGCTGGTGATGACCTGGTGGTTCCCCGATACCCCCGGCTGGATCTGGAGCGCGCTATTTATGGGCGTGATTTTTCTGCTTAACTACATCTCGGTAAAAGGTTTTGGTGAGGCGGAGTATTGGTTTTCCTTAATCAAAGTCGTGACGGTCATTATCTTTATCGCGGTTGGCGTGCTGATGATCGCGGGCATTCTGCGCGGCGGTGAGAATGCCGGCTGGCACAACTGGCAGATCGGCGATGCACCGTTCTCCGGCGGCTTTTCAGCCATGATCGGCGTGGCAATGATTGTCGGCTTCTCTTTCCAGGGAACGGAGCTGATTGGCATCGCCGCCGGTGAGTCCGAAGATCCGGCGAAGAACATCCCCCGCGCCGTGCGCCAGGTGTTCTGGCGTATTCTGCTGTTCTACGTGCTGGCGATTCTGGTGATTAGCCTGCTTATCCCTTATACCGACCCGCGCCTGCTGCGTAACGACGTGAAGGATATCAGCGTAAGCCCCTTTACCCTGGTGTTTGAACACGCGGGCCTGCTCTCGGCGGCGGCGGTAATGAATGCCGTCATCCTGACGGCGGTGCTGTCGGCGGGTAACTCAGGCATGTATGCCTCCACCCGTATGCTGTTTACCCTGGCGCGGGAAGGAAAAGCGCCGCGTATTTTTGGCAAGCTGTCGAAAGGCGGCGTACCCCGTAATGCGCTGTATGCCACCACCGTGGTCGCCGGGCTCTGTTTTCTCTCCTCGATGTTTGGCAACCAGACGGTCTATCTCTGGCTGCTGAATACCTCCGGGATGACCGGCTTTATCGCCTGGCTGGGTATTGCCATCAGCCATTATCGTTTCCGTCGGGGCTATATCGCGCAGGGGCATTCGATCGCTGAACTGCCTTACCGCTCAGGCCTATTCCCGCTGGGCCCGATTTTTGCCTTTATTCTTTGTCTGACCATCACCCTGGGACAGAACTATCAGGCCTTTTTGCAGGATCGTATCGACTGGTATTCGGTTGCGGCCACCTATATTGGTCTGCCGCTGTTCCTGATAATCTGGCTGGGCTACCGGCTGACCAAAAAAACCCGTTTTGTGAAGTACAGCGAGATGGTATTCCCTTCCAGTAATCGCTAA
- the yieE gene encoding DNA-binding transcriptional regulator YeiE encodes MHITLRQLEVFCEVLKSGSTTQASQGMSLSQSAVSAALADLEGQLGVQLFDRVGKRLVVNEHGRLLYPRALALLEQAMEIEQLFREDNGALRVYASSTIGNYLLPGMIAGWRRDYPDLPLELSVGNSQDVINAVADFRVDIGLIEGPCHRPDLISEPWLEDELVVFAAPDADIFNQPVTLDTLASATWILREKGSGTREIVDYLLLSHLPQFRLALELGNSEAIKHAVRHGMGISCLSRRVIEEPLALGTLREVAIPLPELKRTLYRIHHRQKHLSRPLLRFLSYCIE; translated from the coding sequence ATGCATATCACGTTAAGGCAGCTGGAGGTGTTCTGCGAGGTACTGAAAAGTGGATCCACCACTCAGGCCTCACAGGGAATGTCGCTGTCCCAGTCGGCCGTCAGCGCAGCACTGGCCGATCTCGAAGGGCAGCTCGGCGTCCAGCTGTTTGACAGGGTGGGCAAGCGACTGGTGGTGAACGAACATGGGCGGCTGCTCTACCCGCGTGCGCTGGCGCTGCTGGAACAGGCAATGGAAATAGAGCAGCTGTTTCGTGAGGATAACGGCGCCCTGCGGGTTTATGCCAGCAGTACCATCGGCAATTACCTGCTGCCTGGCATGATTGCCGGCTGGCGACGCGATTATCCTGATTTGCCACTTGAGCTGAGCGTCGGTAACAGCCAGGATGTGATTAATGCGGTCGCCGACTTTCGGGTCGATATTGGCCTGATTGAAGGCCCGTGTCACCGACCCGATCTGATAAGCGAACCCTGGCTGGAGGACGAGCTGGTGGTGTTTGCCGCACCCGATGCAGATATCTTCAACCAGCCCGTCACGCTTGATACGCTGGCCAGCGCCACCTGGATCCTGCGTGAAAAGGGATCGGGTACGCGAGAAATCGTCGATTATCTGCTGCTTTCCCATCTGCCGCAGTTCAGGCTGGCGCTGGAGCTGGGGAATTCAGAAGCAATCAAGCATGCGGTGCGTCACGGCATGGGCATCAGCTGCCTGTCGCGCCGGGTTATAGAGGAGCCGCTGGCGCTGGGAACGCTGCGCGAGGTGGCCATTCCTCTGCCCGAACTCAAGCGGACGCTGTATCGTATCCACCACCGGCAGAAACATCTTTCCCGACCGCTGCTGCGCTTCCTCAGCTACTGTATCGAATAG
- a CDS encoding YeiH family putative sulfate export transporter: protein MTDFTFPTFPARPQRFIPGLLMALLLAAAATWLSALPVIASLGLGALTLAIIVGVVFGNTLYFRVATRCDAGVLLTKQRLLRLGIVLYGFRLTVQQLTEVGIRGIAIDLLTLGSTFFIACWAGRRLLGLDRESAWLIGAGSSICGAAAILATGPVIKADSAKVAVAVATVVIFGTLAIFIYPLLYPYAHSLFPRLTPEIWGVYTGSTLHEVAQVVAAGHAVGPETENAAVIAKMLRVMMLAPFLLLLSAWVKRTASQSGTLKTRIQIPWFALLFIVAVLLNSLHLLPASLVSGLTQVDNVLLAAAMAALGLTTRFADLRQAGTKPLMLGGLLFIWLIAGGGIINLTVQHLWS from the coding sequence ATGACTGATTTTACTTTCCCTACCTTCCCCGCGCGACCGCAGCGCTTTATTCCGGGATTGCTGATGGCGCTGCTGCTCGCCGCAGCCGCCACCTGGCTGAGCGCCCTGCCGGTAATAGCCTCACTCGGGCTGGGTGCGCTAACGCTGGCGATTATTGTCGGGGTAGTTTTCGGTAACACGCTCTACTTTCGCGTTGCGACCCGCTGTGATGCGGGCGTGTTGCTGACAAAGCAGCGTCTGCTGCGGCTGGGGATTGTGCTGTATGGCTTTCGGCTGACCGTTCAACAGCTCACGGAAGTGGGCATTCGGGGCATCGCCATTGATCTGCTGACCCTCGGTTCAACCTTTTTTATCGCCTGCTGGGCGGGACGGCGCCTGCTGGGCCTGGATCGGGAGTCTGCATGGCTAATCGGTGCGGGCAGCAGTATCTGTGGCGCAGCGGCAATTCTGGCGACGGGACCGGTGATCAAAGCTGATTCAGCGAAAGTGGCCGTCGCCGTTGCCACCGTGGTAATTTTCGGCACCCTGGCGATTTTCATCTATCCCCTGCTCTACCCCTACGCGCACAGCCTGTTTCCGCGTCTGACGCCTGAAATCTGGGGCGTTTATACCGGGTCAACGCTGCATGAAGTGGCACAGGTTGTCGCTGCCGGACACGCCGTCGGCCCGGAAACTGAAAATGCTGCCGTGATCGCGAAGATGCTGCGCGTAATGATGCTGGCTCCTTTCCTGCTGCTGCTCAGTGCCTGGGTGAAACGTACGGCCAGCCAGAGCGGCACTCTAAAGACCAGGATCCAAATTCCCTGGTTTGCTCTGCTGTTTATTGTCGCCGTACTGCTTAACTCGCTGCATCTGCTACCCGCCTCGCTGGTTAGCGGACTTACGCAGGTCGATAATGTGCTGCTGGCTGCCGCAATGGCGGCGCTGGGGTTGACCACCCGGTTTGCTGACCTCAGGCAGGCCGGTACAAAACCCCTTATGCTGGGTGGACTGCTTTTTATCTGGCTGATCGCCGGCGGGGGCATTATCAACCTGACCGTACAGCATCTGTGGTCATAA
- the nfo gene encoding deoxyribonuclease IV: MKYIGAHVSAAGGVDKAVIRAHELEATAFALFTKNQRQWRAAPLSSEVITAFREACEKYHFTSAQILPHDSYLINLGHPQQEALDKSREAFLDEMRRCEQLGLSLLNFHPGSHLQQIDEEACLKRIAESINIALNQTQGVTAVIENTAGQGSNLGFRFEHLAAIIDGVEDKSRVGVCIDTCHAFAGGYDLRTEAACVDTFAEFDRTVGFDFLRGMHLNDAKSEFASRVDRHHSLGEGNIGKTVFSWLMKDARFDGIPLILETVNPDIWKDEIAWLRSEQKQVY; encoded by the coding sequence ATGAAATATATTGGTGCCCACGTCAGCGCAGCGGGCGGCGTAGACAAAGCAGTGATCCGCGCCCATGAACTGGAAGCCACGGCCTTTGCGCTTTTCACTAAAAATCAGCGCCAGTGGCGGGCCGCGCCGCTCAGTAGTGAAGTGATTACCGCCTTTCGCGAGGCCTGTGAAAAATACCATTTCACCTCCGCGCAGATCCTGCCGCACGACAGTTATCTGATTAATCTTGGCCATCCGCAGCAGGAGGCGCTGGATAAGTCTCGTGAGGCGTTTTTAGATGAAATGCGCCGCTGTGAACAGCTGGGACTGTCGCTACTGAACTTTCATCCCGGCAGCCATCTGCAGCAGATTGATGAAGAGGCATGTCTGAAGCGCATTGCCGAGTCAATCAACATTGCGCTGAACCAGACTCAGGGCGTGACTGCCGTTATTGAAAATACCGCCGGACAGGGCAGCAACCTGGGTTTCCGCTTTGAGCACCTGGCGGCGATTATCGATGGCGTAGAGGATAAATCACGCGTCGGCGTGTGTATTGATACCTGCCATGCCTTTGCCGGAGGATATGATTTACGTACGGAGGCGGCATGCGTGGACACCTTTGCTGAATTTGATCGCACGGTGGGCTTCGATTTTCTGCGCGGTATGCACCTCAACGACGCTAAAAGTGAATTCGCCAGCCGGGTCGACCGCCATCACAGCCTGGGTGAAGGCAATATTGGTAAGACGGTATTTAGCTGGCTGATGAAAGATGCGCGTTTTGATGGCATTCCGCTGATTCTGGAGACGGTAAATCCCGATATCTGGAAAGATGAGATTGCGTGGCTCAGGTCAGAGCAGAAGCAGGTCTACTGA
- the fruA gene encoding PTS fructose transporter subunit IIBC, translating into MKTLLIIDSSLGLATGYLAKNMATAAAVKLGVTLTDSLAEADRVIVAGKSIPADASLDGKSVYVADIEQLMRQPDAVLTTAQSEAKTWHAPAASPAQASAGALSEQRAKRIVAVTACPTGVAHTFMAAEAIDTEAKKRGWWVKVETRGSVGAGNTITAEEVAEADLVIVAADIEVDLAKFAGKPMYRTSTGLALKKTAQELDKAVAEAKPYQPKGGSSSASQGEEKKEGAGAYRHLLTGVSYMLPMVVAGGLSIALSFAFGITAFKEQGTLAAALMQIGGGSAFALMVPVLAGFIAFSIADRPGLTPGLIGGMLATSINAGFLGGIIAGFIAGYAAKFISAKLRLPQSMEALKPILIIPLIASLVTGLLMIYVVGTPVAKIMEGLTHWLANMGTANAVLLGAVLGGMMCTDMGGPVNKVAYAFGVGLLSSQTYAPMAAIMAAGMVPPLAMGLATLVARRKFNKGQQEGGKAALVLGLCFISEGAIPFAARDPMRVLPCCIVGGALTGAISMAVGAKLMAPHGGLFVLLIPGAITPVMGYLMAIIVGTLVAGLSYAVLKRPESELAKA; encoded by the coding sequence ATGAAAACGCTGCTGATAATTGATTCTTCGCTGGGCCTGGCGACAGGTTATCTGGCAAAAAACATGGCAACCGCCGCTGCGGTGAAACTGGGCGTGACGCTGACCGACAGCCTGGCTGAGGCAGATCGGGTGATTGTGGCAGGAAAAAGTATCCCTGCCGACGCCAGCCTTGACGGGAAATCCGTATACGTTGCTGATATCGAACAGCTCATGCGCCAGCCAGACGCGGTGCTAACCACGGCGCAAAGCGAAGCTAAAACCTGGCACGCGCCAGCAGCCTCGCCAGCGCAGGCGTCAGCAGGTGCCCTAAGCGAACAGCGGGCAAAACGCATTGTCGCGGTTACCGCCTGTCCAACCGGCGTGGCGCATACCTTTATGGCAGCCGAAGCTATTGATACCGAAGCGAAAAAACGCGGCTGGTGGGTTAAGGTGGAAACGCGCGGATCCGTGGGCGCGGGCAATACCATTACGGCAGAGGAAGTGGCAGAAGCTGACCTGGTCATCGTGGCAGCGGATATTGAGGTGGATCTGGCGAAATTTGCCGGCAAGCCAATGTATCGCACCTCTACCGGACTGGCGCTGAAGAAAACCGCCCAGGAGCTGGATAAAGCGGTCGCGGAAGCGAAGCCTTATCAGCCTAAAGGGGGCAGTAGCTCAGCATCACAGGGTGAAGAGAAGAAAGAGGGCGCGGGCGCCTATCGTCATCTGTTAACCGGTGTCTCCTATATGCTGCCGATGGTAGTAGCGGGGGGGTTGAGCATCGCGCTGTCGTTTGCCTTCGGTATTACCGCCTTCAAAGAGCAGGGCACGCTGGCGGCGGCGTTAATGCAAATCGGGGGCGGTAGCGCATTCGCGCTGATGGTTCCGGTGCTGGCTGGCTTTATTGCGTTCTCCATCGCCGACCGCCCGGGCCTGACGCCGGGTCTGATTGGCGGCATGCTCGCTACCAGCATTAACGCGGGCTTCCTCGGTGGCATTATTGCCGGTTTTATTGCCGGCTATGCAGCAAAATTTATCAGCGCCAAACTCAGGCTGCCGCAGAGTATGGAGGCGCTCAAGCCGATTCTGATTATCCCGCTAATCGCCAGCCTGGTCACCGGCCTGCTGATGATTTACGTGGTCGGCACGCCGGTTGCTAAAATCATGGAAGGGCTGACCCACTGGCTGGCGAATATGGGAACGGCGAATGCGGTGCTGCTGGGTGCCGTACTGGGTGGCATGATGTGTACCGATATGGGCGGCCCGGTCAATAAGGTGGCCTATGCCTTTGGCGTCGGGCTGCTCAGTTCGCAAACCTATGCGCCGATGGCGGCAATTATGGCGGCGGGCATGGTTCCTCCGCTGGCAATGGGGCTGGCAACGCTGGTGGCGCGCAGGAAATTTAATAAAGGCCAGCAGGAAGGGGGCAAGGCAGCGCTGGTTCTCGGCCTGTGCTTTATCTCCGAAGGGGCCATTCCATTTGCCGCACGCGACCCGATGCGCGTACTGCCCTGCTGCATTGTGGGCGGCGCGCTGACCGGTGCCATTTCCATGGCGGTGGGCGCGAAGCTGATGGCACCGCACGGCGGCCTGTTTGTTCTGCTGATCCCCGGTGCTATCACCCCGGTTATGGGTTACCTGATGGCCATTATCGTGGGAACCCTGGTGGCGGGCCTCTCCTACGCGGTACTGAAGCGTCCGGAGTCGGAGCTGGCTAAAGCCTGA
- the fruK gene encoding 1-phosphofructokinase: MSRRVATITLNPAYDLVGYTPEIERGEVNLVKTTGLHAAGKGINVAKVLKDLGIDVTVGGFLGKENQDGFQHLFSELGIANRFQVVEGRTRINVKLTEKGGDVTDLNFSGFEVTGQDWERFTTDSLTWLGQFDMVCVSGSLPAGVDPDAFTDWMRALRTHCPCIIFDSSREALVAGLKAAPWLVKPNRRELEIWAGRKLPTLQEVIEAAHALREQGIAHVVISLGAEGALWVNASGEWIAKPPACEVVSTVGAGDSMVGGLIYGLLMRESSEHTLRLATAVAALAVSQSNVGITDRTQLAAMMARVKLEPFN, encoded by the coding sequence ATGAGCAGGCGCGTCGCCACAATCACCCTGAACCCGGCTTACGATTTGGTGGGTTATACGCCTGAAATCGAACGGGGCGAGGTAAACCTGGTAAAAACTACCGGTCTGCATGCGGCGGGTAAAGGGATAAACGTTGCTAAAGTGCTGAAGGACCTGGGGATCGATGTCACCGTCGGTGGCTTCCTTGGTAAAGAGAATCAGGATGGCTTTCAGCATCTGTTCAGCGAACTGGGTATTGCTAATCGCTTTCAGGTGGTCGAAGGCCGTACCCGTATCAACGTTAAGCTCACTGAGAAAGGCGGAGACGTAACGGACCTCAACTTTTCGGGGTTTGAGGTTACGGGGCAGGACTGGGAGCGTTTTACGACCGACTCACTCACGTGGCTGGGCCAGTTTGATATGGTCTGCGTCAGCGGTAGCCTGCCGGCCGGCGTCGACCCGGATGCGTTTACCGACTGGATGCGTGCGCTGCGTACCCACTGCCCCTGCATTATTTTCGACAGCAGCCGTGAAGCGCTGGTAGCGGGCCTTAAAGCTGCGCCCTGGCTGGTGAAGCCAAACCGACGCGAACTGGAGATTTGGGCCGGACGCAAACTCCCGACGTTACAGGAAGTAATAGAAGCGGCACATGCCCTGCGCGAACAGGGTATTGCTCACGTGGTGATCTCACTGGGTGCGGAAGGCGCACTGTGGGTAAATGCTTCAGGTGAATGGATTGCCAAACCGCCCGCGTGTGAAGTGGTAAGCACCGTGGGTGCCGGGGATTCAATGGTTGGTGGGCTGATTTATGGCCTGCTGATGCGCGAATCCAGCGAGCATACGCTTCGACTGGCTACGGCCGTGGCGGCCCTGGCCGTCAGTCAGAGCAACGTTGGCATTACCGATCGTACCCAGCTGGCCGCTATGATGGCGCGCGTCAAGCTGGAACCATTTAACTGA
- the fruB gene encoding fused PTS fructose transporter subunit IIA/HPr protein produces MFQLELSAIHPGATAENKEDAIRQVAAALTRAGNVGEGYVDGMLAREQQTSTYLGNGIAIPHGTTDTRDLVLQTGVQVYQFPQGIAWGEDQTAWVVIGIAAKSDEHLALLRQLTHVLSDDSVAEQLKSADSAETLRSLLMGEKLAGEFKFDTSLITTDVATGDLMTLQALNAGRLQQAGAVDATFVSRVIASRPLNLGQGVWLSDSTEGNLASAVAVSRSATSFEVDGEKAALLVTVAVNDDSPLNVLNYLSDLLINQKADRLLSADAAGILALLTSEVSEQADVLTEEFTIRNEHGLHARPGTALVTVIKQFNCDVTVTNLDGSGKPANGRSLMKVVALGVKKGHRLRFTASGEDAPQAIKAIGEAISGGLGEGAS; encoded by the coding sequence ATGTTCCAGCTTGAACTGTCCGCTATTCATCCCGGCGCCACTGCCGAAAACAAAGAGGATGCCATTCGTCAGGTTGCTGCCGCACTTACTCGTGCGGGCAACGTGGGAGAAGGTTACGTTGACGGTATGCTCGCCCGCGAGCAGCAGACCTCAACCTATCTGGGTAACGGTATTGCTATCCCTCACGGCACCACGGATACCCGCGATCTGGTGTTGCAAACGGGCGTCCAGGTGTATCAGTTTCCGCAGGGTATCGCCTGGGGCGAGGATCAGACCGCCTGGGTGGTGATTGGTATCGCGGCAAAGTCGGATGAACATCTCGCGCTGCTGCGTCAGCTGACCCACGTTCTCAGCGATGACAGCGTGGCCGAGCAGCTAAAAAGCGCCGATTCAGCCGAAACGCTGCGTAGCCTGCTGATGGGCGAAAAGCTGGCAGGGGAATTTAAGTTTGATACTTCGCTGATTACCACCGACGTTGCCACCGGCGATCTGATGACGCTTCAGGCGCTTAATGCGGGCCGCTTACAGCAGGCGGGGGCAGTCGATGCGACCTTTGTTAGCCGTGTCATCGCCTCCCGCCCGCTTAACCTGGGGCAGGGCGTCTGGCTGAGCGACAGCACCGAGGGCAATCTTGCCAGCGCGGTCGCCGTCAGCCGCAGCGCCACGTCCTTTGAGGTTGACGGTGAGAAAGCCGCGCTGCTGGTGACCGTGGCGGTCAACGATGACAGCCCGCTAAACGTGCTGAACTACCTCAGTGACCTGCTGATTAACCAGAAAGCCGATCGCCTGTTGAGTGCCGATGCAGCGGGTATTCTTGCGCTACTGACCAGTGAAGTCTCGGAACAGGCGGATGTGCTGACGGAAGAGTTCACCATTCGCAACGAACATGGATTGCATGCCCGTCCCGGCACCGCGCTGGTCACGGTGATCAAACAGTTTAATTGCGACGTCACCGTGACGAATCTCGACGGAAGCGGCAAGCCAGCCAATGGCCGGAGCCTGATGAAGGTTGTGGCGCTGGGGGTGAAGAAAGGTCACCGGCTGCGTTTTACCGCCAGCGGTGAAGATGCACCTCAGGCAATTAAGGCCATTGGTGAGGCAATTTCTGGCGGTCTTGGCGAGGGGGCATCATGA
- a CDS encoding YkgJ family cysteine cluster protein produces the protein MAPSISSPIPGMPQGKPANTRCIQLADNFMCKIFTSPLRPSVCGSLKARSDMCFTHRDEALTWLIQLEAETAP, from the coding sequence ATAGCCCCTTCGATCTCCAGCCCCATCCCCGGCATGCCGCAGGGGAAGCCCGCGAATACGCGCTGTATCCAGCTTGCTGATAATTTCATGTGTAAGATCTTCACCTCGCCCCTGCGTCCCAGCGTATGCGGCAGCTTAAAGGCGAGGTCTGATATGTGCTTCACCCATCGGGACGAAGCCCTGACCTGGCTTATTCAGCTTGAAGCTGAAACGGCACCTTAA
- the yeiP gene encoding elongation factor P-like protein YeiP, translating to MPRANEIKKGMAVSFNGKLLLVKDIDVQSPSARGASTLYKMRFTDIRTGMKVEERFKGDDIIDTISLSRRQVTFSYIDGDEYVFMDDEDYTPYIFKKEQIEEELLFLPEGGIPGIQVLTMDGQILALELPQTVDMEIVETTPGIKGASASARTKPATMITGLVIQVPEYLSSGDKIRIHIPERRYMSRAD from the coding sequence ATGCCAAGAGCGAACGAAATTAAAAAAGGTATGGCCGTAAGTTTCAACGGCAAGCTGCTGTTAGTGAAGGATATTGACGTTCAGAGCCCGAGCGCACGCGGGGCATCGACGCTGTATAAAATGCGTTTTACCGATATCCGTACCGGTATGAAAGTGGAAGAGCGCTTTAAGGGCGATGACATTATTGACACCATCTCTCTGAGTCGACGTCAGGTGACTTTCTCCTACATTGATGGGGACGAGTATGTCTTTATGGACGACGAGGACTACACGCCCTATATCTTTAAAAAAGAGCAGATTGAAGAGGAACTGCTGTTTCTGCCCGAGGGCGGGATCCCGGGTATTCAGGTCCTGACCATGGACGGCCAGATTCTGGCGCTCGAGCTGCCGCAAACCGTTGATATGGAAATCGTGGAAACCACGCCGGGTATTAAAGGCGCCTCTGCCAGCGCCAGAACAAAACCAGCCACCATGATAACCGGCCTGGTTATTCAGGTTCCTGAATACCTGAGCAGCGGCGATAAAATACGCATTCATATCCCCGAGCGCCGCTATATGAGCCGTGCGGACTAA